ATTGTTATTCACCAAATTTCTTGTGTGTATAACTTTTTATGCTCATGTTACCTCCCTTCTCACATATTCCTGGGGAAAGGTAAATTGAATCAATCGGCTGCGATTTGTTAGGATAGTTCACATTTAATCAGAAAGTTTCTCATCCATCAGTAATGCAGAGTGTTTGTCTTGGCTCGGGTACTCTGTCACTATGGGAGCCATTGTAGTATACGTAGTATTTAATCttagaatcattttctttctcttccccttCGTGTGTACGCTGCCCATGTTATTAGACCTTAACAACTAAGTTAGCGGTATATGTCTTGACAGCCCATTTTGGAACCTGTCCTATTGTTATTTGTATCAGTTTTTTCCTGTCATCTATAGTGTCAAATAGATTGTGAAAATGGTTCTGGTGGAACGCTTAAATATTTCCAACAGAACAGCTAATAGTTGAGCATAATAATTTGTAAGCCACATGGCTGTAGTGCATAAATTTTTTCCGGACATAAGGCACCCATGAAGATCCATTGTTGTCCGAATGCTTGTAGTGCACTTTTTCTGCGCTCTCCATTCCACCCATTTGATGCTTTTGTATGGAATGATTATCTGACTGAACTTGagatgtagatttttttttttcttgtatattTTATATCTTAATTTTGTTATTGCCCCTATGGCCTGAATGGGGGTGGGAGAGAGAGGTTGTGGTCTGAATGCTTAtagtgcacttttttttttttttttccgctcTCTATTCCACCCATTTGATGCTCTTGTACGGAATGGTTATCTGACTGAACTTGAGatgtatattatttttctccttgTATATTTTTTACCTTAATTTTGTTACTGcccatgataaaatttctatgcCCTGAATGGACGGAGGGAGGGACTTTGAGCACATGGTAGAGGGAAAGAGACTACAAACACTATTCATGTAGTATCGTCGGATGTGATATTGAATTTACTTATATCTCCAGAGCTCAAAAGTATTGGAGGCGTTGTGCCAGTCAAGTCGATTTTGACAATTGCCAGCTACATTATGCTAATCAAATAACTTTACTTTTTTGGATCAGGGGTATGGCGTATCTGCATAATGAGCCAAACGTCATAATTCACCGAGACTTAAAACCAAGGTGAGCATCTTTGTGCCTAGAATATGGTTTTCTCTCTACTAATACAATCAATAAAGTTCCTCATCATTCTCATACGCTCTTGGGTGATCTCTTCCTTTGGgacttcttatttttattgacTACATTCTGCAATCTGCTGTCTGAATTGTTTCCAGGAATGTCCTTTTAGTCAACTCTAGTGCCGACCATTTGAAAGTTGGAGATTTTGGACTAAGTAAACTAATCCGGGTTCAAAATTCTCATGATGTCTATAAAATGACTGGCGAAACAGGAAGTTGTGAGTGTCTCAATGGAACTTCTCTGTATATAACATGATGATTCATGCCTTTGTACATTTTTCTTCTTAACTATGTCTCTTTTTGTCATGGAACAAACCAAAGACCGCTACATGGCTCCTGAAGTTTTCAAGCATAGGAAGTATGATAAAAAGGTTGATGTTTTCTCATTTGCCATGATTCTATTTGAGGTAAGTGTCCATTTGTTCGGCTTGTATGTCAAGGATTGAAGTACTTCAAGTTGGTTATCTTGATAATATTTTCAATGTTCAGATGCTGGAAGGAGATCCGCCGATGTCCAATTATGAGCCATACGAGGCTGCCAAATATGTGGCAGAAGGCAATCGACCTAGCTTCCGCGCAAAAGGATACATCCCAGAACTGCGAGAGTAAGTCAattctcgattttttaaaaCCAAACTTTTGGTGCTTTTCAAATATAGCCTGAACTTAAATAAAATCTGAATGGTGAAAAGAGCAAGCTatgcacattttctttttcatagaaGGCCAACTATCAGATTGTTGTGAACATCATGTGCATGAAGTTTTCTCAATCAACAGCCTCATGCAAAGTAGGATGATCTTTGAGTTGCTTGATTATTCTAATGAGAAAGAGCCTAAGACTATGAAAGTGTGCCACCCTTGAGCAGTTCTGTCAAGTCCATAGTGAGAAGTGCAGATTTTCTCTGCTCTCACAATGTATCAAATTAATATTCTTTAATCATTAAATAGCCTTTGTAGTTCAAGAAGAGTCCCCAAAAACTGTAATATGGGTTCCTGTCTGTCAAATTAGGATAACTTTGTCTGTCTTCTGTATCCTTTGTTATTTTATCCCCCTAAAGCTTTAGTAAGTGAAATCTGTCCGTGCTTGACTAAGTTCTTGAGAGGAATGCTTATTTGgatttctgtcatttgcttcgATCAACACTACTTTGGAATGGATAGGCTTGAATCTGCTTTCTTGCCAGTTTGGACAATACATCTTTCGGTTGCTCTTATTGTATGAGCAGTACCTGTATCATCCTATGGAAGAAAAATGGTGAAAACAGGTGTCCTTAAACAGTCCCATGAACCTCTTCATCTCGAACAGAAGGATTCGTTGCTTGACTCTTATGCAGATAATCTTTGGACCTGTTTTCTTATACGAGTCCAAAACATATTGTTGGGGATGGATCTTTCTAAATGCTGGGTTGCTGATTTCTTACGTGGAATATTTGCAGCTTAACGGAACACTGCTGGTCCCATGACATGAACAGAAGACCTTCCTTCTTGGAAATACTCAAGAAACtcgagaaaattaaagaaagtttGCATGCGGAGCATCACTGGAGCTTATTCAATGCTTAATGCTGAACCCACGGGGATGTTAAGTTGGATCTATCTATGCTGTAATTTACCGTCAAAACTCTTGTGCCTCCAATCGTGCTCAGTTCAGACGACTTCTGTGTAGAAGCGATTAAAGGTTGCGAGAATTATTCACTCATGCTTTGAGGCCAGATTCTGATTGTGAAGACTCTGCAGAGATGTATTTCCTGATTCATGATTTCAACAGTCTTGTATTGATCAACCATAAGCAAGCCAAGGCATTGTCCAGGTTGACCCATTAGCGTCAAGCCGAAGTCATTCGACCACATTTCTTTTGTAACATAAGTTTAAGTTCGCTGTGGTCCCTGGTCCATTTGGAGAAATCGAAAACATtgtgtttctttcttcctcgaCAGATTCGGAATGCTTATGCCAAATCTCTCATTTCTTTTCGGTACAATGTTGTCTATTGTAAAGAACCCAAGACGTTAGTTGTGCACCGAAACCATGCTTTTGTCTGCGCCGGCCGGCGCAGGATGCTATGTTTTTGCTGCTTCCCTCGTAGTCTTTCTTTTCCAAAGTATAATATGAAAGAAATGGCCTTTGCCTTACGACTGGTTTGCATACGTGAAGTATCCAAGGAAAGGAAGATGGTTCATGATAGGGGCAAGCAAGAACCAGACTGGCTGGTCTACCAGACTGGCTGGTTTTAGACGGTACTTATGGGAATCCGTCCAGTTCTCAATAATTGTTCATCTAGACCACTCCGACTGGATTggcatatatataatttttatcttttcacaAAACCTAATTCCTTTCATCATTCGCTCGCCTCTGCCCTCATCTCGCTTTGCGCGTCTCTTCCTTGCATAATCTCAACTCCCTCGCCTCATCTTGCTCTCGGTCGCTCTCACCTCTGGCCCTCTCCCTCACAATCACAGACTCACAGCCTCACCTGCAGCCGTTCCTCGGATAGGCTATTCTCACAGCTCGCTCTGCTCGTCGCCCCCTCTCCTGTAAGTTCAAAATCCACATTGCCTTTTGGCCCCTTTCTAGTTTCTTCACTCAGTTTCATGCCATTTCCCCCATTTTTGGTTTCTTGCCGCTCTCTTAGGTCCTTCCTCCGCTCGGTCGTTTTGAGTATTGTAATCAGGTAGTGTTCCTTCGGTCCTTCAATGGAGGAAGAAAGATTACTCTTGGGAACCTGCAACCAGTAGGTGAACCCGCCGGTTGTTTTAGTGCTGAATCAAGTCCCACTAATATAATCTTGGTagtcttgaaaagaatttaaagtgGCTTGTGTACTAACTCCTAATGTATAGTTTTCCTCAGTCAAAATCTTTCCATTTACAAGGGCAGTCACTTCACCTCACTGCTCCGTATTCTCTACCTCGAGTGGAGCAAAAGGCAACCCACCATGAGGATCCTGTTAACAACCATGTTGCCCAAAAACTACTTCTCACTTGCTCGATCCTTCCGGATGAGGTACTTCTGATTCAGAAGTGGAATATTAGCTTACTCAATTTCCCATTGCATGACACTCAGACATCACAATTACAATCTTCCTGCTTATAATTTGGTTCCTTCGAGCCACCCAATAAACCTAGTACCGCCTCATTGACAGTGAGAACCAAATCATTATAGCTACCGAGTTGTCGAACTAACCAACTCCGCATTAGTAAAATCTTGGATGCAAATCTAGACTAGAGACCTTAGTAATAACTCACTAGGAATGATAATAACCAGaacttttggaaaataatttttcttttctccttttttttttcttttttggcagaATCCCAACTTAGGTCGAAAAGCAGACATCTCAGAAAGGATGTATCACCATCGATTCGTTCTGCAAAAgtttaaaaagaatttctaagCTATTAAGGAAATAttcaaatgattttctttttctcgaaaAAGGTCTTCAAGTGCCATAGTTGCAAGCCAGCCACAGATAGGCAAACAAAAAGCGAAAGACAACTGAGCCACGCCATTTTTGTGTTAGTTGCTTGGTTGAGCTCCTGCATTTCCTCTTCTCTGTTTAAGAGCAAACGGACATGTCAAACCCAACATTCCACATAACATATCTAGTTTGATAAATACATATACCATTACCTTTCACGAAGATAAAACATCTCATTATGAATGGAGTCGATAGTCTCATACAACTTCTTCAGTTCCAATTCCATCCCCTGGCATTCAGAAGACGACAACATGCAAAATTAGATCATTTACCTAGAACAAGCCCACAGTCCAGATCGTTcataatcttttccttttctattcagtctCAGAATCTCCAAATATAAACTGGGGAAAATTTAATCCTCCCCAGTTTTACCTATCTTCAGCAATTCCACTCATACAATGCAGTTTAACTTAAAAATTGGGgctctcaatttctgaaatgaATTAACACGACTATTTGGCAAACTTGAAAGTAACACGACTTAATACAAATTCGACATACATAAATAATTAGCAAAGATATAGGATGTTCAATGACTCAACTTGACACGGTTACGAAGCCTAATTATGACACGTGAACACGAATTGTCCAACCCTCAAAAGCACATCACCATGCACCAAGCAGTACTAACAAACTAAAAACTGTGAAAGTGCGTCCATAACTaaaacagcaaaagaaaattcacaactCCCATCTTCTAGGTCGCTATCGGAAATAAGCAACTTAGACTAGCTTTCCACTGTGGACCCTCCTTCTTGAAAATGAACATCAAAACAGCCTCCACTCCAACTCAAGACCAGGGAATCTATCCTATGAACTTCAATTTTCCATCCAGAAGCAGTTGTAGAAAAGCCGAATTGGCATCTTTATGGATTTCTCAAGCTTTTTCACGAGACAGGTAATTACCGGTCATGGCCTCAGTTTTACCAATAGCAATTATTCTTACGGTATATCCATATTTCCTCGACATTCGGCACATTAAATCAGCTGACAATTCCAACCCAGGCAGGAGCAGAGATGCCCAACATAATATATCCAAAAGCCAAAACATCCACAAATTCCAACGTACAACCACAAGttccaaaaaagaaaggtgTCCAATCACTCACATCGACTTGCCCTTTCTTGGCGACATTGGACCAATCCTTGGCGGCCATGCCGGTCCTCCAGTCGAAATCCACCGTCATCGTCGCTTGGGGGTTGTGATCAGGAGCCCAGAAGCAAGCGGTGTAATCCCCGGCTTCTGCGACCGTGAATGCGAACTGCCCCGACTCCACATTCTCCGATTGGTGATAGTTGTTCCCGTGCGGAGAAGTCACCTTACAACAGATCAATCAGGAAATaagaaggggaaagaaaaaaaaccctaaatcgccAAAAAAGcacaactaaaaaaaaaataaaaatttctcgACCCAATGCAATGGAGCGTTTACGAAGGCAGGGTTCAGTACAGGAAATGGTCCGAATCCCGATCGGGAAAAATGTAAGGGAAAAGGAGCTCACCCGGACGGAGAGCTTATGAGTTTCGGGCAAGGGGTGGCCGTCGTGAGGATTGACGATGGCGAACTTGCCGACGCTCATGGCACTGGCCCTCATGTCCTCGCCGATGCACCTCGTGTGGCCCGACTGCAGGTCGAATCGGACGGAGCAGGACGGCCGGAACCCTAGCAGCATCGCGACGAGGACGACGTGGAGGCGGCGACAGGCATCGCGCGACGGGAACGCCATCGTGCTGCTCGTGGAGCGAGCGAccggagaggagaggagaggagcgaGCGGCCAATGAAAGAGACacggagagaaagagagatccGCCGCCTGCGGAATAGTGGCATGGAGTTAGGGAAGAGGAGTTGATGGGTGACAGTGCGAGGGGTCACCCCCCAGTCAAAAACGGACACGTGGCAGGCCGAGGTTCACGGGAGGGCTTGGACGTTTCGGAGATTATGACCCGACCCTTCTTTCGACTTCGATAGTACGACGCCGGTGATTTAGTTGACAAGAAGTCGATGAATTGACAAACATCAGCACGGTCATGACACACGGTACACTGATGTGTCTTTCGCCCGGATATATACTATAGAACGATGAAAGCCTAAGTTTTTCATCAATCTAACTCCTGAAGTCCATCATAAATGATTATCATCCCACCATTAAGATTTACCGACTAGTTTGCCATTTCGTCAAATTAGCATCATTCAACATGCGATGATCCATGATTTGTGATATTCACCGAAGAAGTGTTAGCTGATGTTTGCATTGTTGCAATCATACGATGATTTAAATCAAATGAATCGATCGCCAATCACATCTCACATGAATTGATATAGGTGACGCTAGTATTTGAACTTTTGGAATATGCCCAACATCTATAAAGCTTCATCAGATTTTGCACTCCTAATGAGTAGtggttcgtttttttttttcatgtttgcaTTCTACTTAGGATTTTTGAGTTGGTGAAGTCGATTGGGGAATGTCAATCAAGAACTACAGTTTAGGGAGCTAGTGGTTCCGATCTTGAAGTTAGACCTTGAATCAAAGGTGTGAATCCATGGTGTGAATCCAATGGAGGTTGATTCCTGGATTGAGGCCCCTTGCCATTTGGCCTCACAcagccctcaccaaatttggcaatTAGCAACTTCACCTAGACCAACCTCCAGCAAGGGTGGCCTCATCTAGCCCTTGTGGACCCTCACCAAAGGCTAGTGAGGGTCGGCCTCACTTATGATCGGCAAGGGCGTCCTAGCCCTTGCCCTCGCCAAAGACCTCCGTTGGCCATCACGGAGATTGGCAATTGGcaaaggaaaatagaagaaagagaaaggaaagaaaaaaagaaaagaaaggaaaggaaaaaaaagaaaattcaaaattttaaaaaaattgttcatgtcaacTTATGTTGTATGTATCTACATCCATAATTTTCGATTGGAATTGGCtagattgactgaattgataccaaaatgaaaaagttaTCGAATTTAATTAGTtctattgaaaaatttaaaattaaatgataCTAATATACTAAGTTCAGGACTACTGTGAGCATCTGCCATGTTATATGACATACACCAAAACTTAGggtttgtttttctctttttggccaAGGTGGTAATGTATTCCTagcattataaataaataaaagcaataAGGAAATGAAAAGTCTATGTCTTACGACAATTTATTCTTTTGAATAATTCTTTCTCTCTTAGgattgaaaaattgatgaatttacGGAATACAAAGAATtacagaagaagagagaggaggtttaaattttttatagataTAAACTACGAAAATCAACACCCAAAGAAATTGTCATGTAAGATAGCAAAAGAACATGCGAACGAGGATGGAAGGGCCAAATGTAATGAGGGCTCGTACCAGAGCATACTCGAGAACATTGTCATGTGTAGCCTATATAGTTTCACTTCACCAGGTAAGCTTCCATGCGATTTTCTCAGATAGCCTTATTACCTGAGTAAAAACGAGAACACATCCAAAGGAAAGAGAGGGCATGAAACATTGCAGGCACAAGTAAGTCACAAGAAACCAGGGCATAGACGGTGCAGCAAATGCTAGGGTTCGACCACCAAACCTTACCATTCAACAGACGAGCGAAGTTGAAGGCAACAGCATGTCAATTTGACAACTCCAAGCTGGAACAGCACCATGTTGTGCTCCTTATTTGGATCATTGAGATAATCATTCTAAATCTGGATGTTCATCAATCACCCAGCACTTCAGCCTTCACCCCTGACCAATCCTCACCTTCCCTACGGAGCGTATAAAGGAGGTCCACCCCCATCTTGTACACATATTGAACATCTCTCGCATAAGAAATTCCGAATGTAATCGAGTCAACTTGTTCTCCAATGTTT
The nucleotide sequence above comes from Eucalyptus grandis isolate ANBG69807.140 chromosome 2, ASM1654582v1, whole genome shotgun sequence. Encoded proteins:
- the LOC104433431 gene encoding transmembrane emp24 domain-containing protein p24delta7; protein product: MAFPSRDACRRLHVVLVAMLLGFRPSCSVRFDLQSGHTRCIGEDMRASAMSVGKFAIVNPHDGHPLPETHKLSVRVTSPHGNNYHQSENVESGQFAFTVAEAGDYTACFWAPDHNPQATMTVDFDWRTGMAAKDWSNVAKKGQVDGMELELKKLYETIDSIHNEMFYLREREEEMQELNQATNTKMAWLSCLSLFVCLSVAGLQLWHLKTFFEKKKII